The region GCCGCTACGCCTGACGGAGATCTGACAGGATTAGCCAACCTTTCTCTAGGTCGTACCTACAGGATGATGGGTGACTCAGCCCGTGCTGTCGATGCTTATAAAAAGGTCTTGTCCATGGATGGCTTTAAGAATCCCTATCGGCCACTGGCGGAGTGGGAAATAGCCCAGCTGACCGGGCCAAAAGTATCGCCTGATAGCTAAGGAAATACCTTGACTTTTCAAAGTTAGAACGATTATATTTCAATTGAAAGGGTCGATAAAAGAAAGGTTCAAAAGATGGGCGCTGAGGACTTTGGCCGGTTAGAAGAGCGGGTTGAAAAACTGCTCGCTGCTTATAATGATTTAAAAATGGAGAAGGCAGAATTACAGGGCATTCAAGGGAGATTGGAAGAAGAATTAAAAAGGCTTCAAAGCGAAAAAGAGCGGTTGCAGTCTGAGCGGGATGAGGTATGTGCGAGGATAAACTCGTTATTAGGCAAGCTAGAGGAGATCGACG is a window of Thermodesulfobacteriota bacterium DNA encoding:
- a CDS encoding cell division protein ZapB; the encoded protein is MGAEDFGRLEERVEKLLAAYNDLKMEKAELQGIQGRLEEELKRLQSEKERLQSERDEVCARINSLLGKLEEIDVSV